In Nostoc edaphicum CCNP1411, the sequence TTCAAGGCTTGGGGATTTTGGATTTATTTCAAGTAGCTTGCTTTTCGTAAAACAAGTACAAATTCGTTGGAGAGCAAACAAATTTAAATTTTGGATTTAGAAGTTTTAATCCAAAATCCAAAATTTAAAATCTAAAATTGCATCATTCTCAACCCAAGGGATATCCAGCTTTTCCAACCTCAAGCCGAACAACATTGGCAGGAACGACACCTATAGGTGGAGGTAAAAACATTCCACCATTAGTTACAACATAAATCGCGGTGCTATCGCCCTCACTTTGACCAAAAGCCACTGCTGTGCTACCAATTACACCTGACTCGGCTTGAGCAATAATAGTAGTACTGCGATCGGGTGCAATTCTTACCACACTGTTGTAAATGTGCGTTGCTCCATAAAGGTTGCCTTCTACATCAAAGGCAAAGTCATCAATATTGGTCTGCTCAACAAAAATTTCCGGCTCACCTGGTTTATTAGCGGTATCAATGGGAATCCGCAACAGCAACATTTTTTCCGTATTTGAAACGTAGAGGAAATCACCAAAACGCTTCAAGCCATTAGCAGCCGGAAACACGCTCTCTGAATTGCTACGAGCAAGCATTGGATGTTCTAGCCAAATTGATCCACTGGGTTGAGCAACATCAATCAGCCAGATTGCACCACGATAGGAATCTGCTGTCAAATACTGAGTATCGGAAAGTGGCGTGATGCCATTGAGAAACATTGCGTCTGGCAGTGTCAGCAACGTTTCCACCGTGCCATCACTTTTAACTAGAGAAACCACGGGTATAGAATCACCATTCCATCCTGTTGCCACCAGATCGCCGTTGGTAGTGAAAGCAAGACCACTTACTTTGCCTTCAACAGTGGCATAAATTTGCTGATTGCCATCTGGGGTAATGCCAACAATCTCGCCAACTTCGTGATTGCTTACAAAAATTGTGCCATCTGGTGCGTAGGCGTAGCCCGCCGCAGGTATCGCTAGATTTTCCAAAAAAGTATTGACTGGGAACGAGGTAATAATTTTAGCAGGTGCTAATTCAATCGGCTTATCTGCGTAAATAGACGGTAAATCTGCGGAATTTCCCATATTAACCTACCATTGTAATTGAATGGGGCCACCAAACTTTCGCATCTCTGCAAAAAACAGTCCTTGCGCTCCTCCATTGGGAAGTGTTGCTAAATAGACAGCAGTTTCGGCTCCTTCTTCTGCCGTGAACGGGGCATTATCTCCCCCCATATCTGTTTTCATCCAACCTGGAGAATAGGCATTTACGAGAATATTAGTACCTTGGAGTTCCTTGGCGAGAAGCACAGTTAGTGCATTCACTCCCACCTTTGAGAGTCGATAAGAAGGCGCTAAAGGGTAGTAATCAGTGGGAACTGATACCAGAGATGCCATTTCCGTTGAGATATTGACAATGCGACCGTAGTTTTGCACCTTCATCAACGGAATTAATGCTTGAGAAATTCTGAGTACCGCTAGAACATTAGTTTCAAAGGTCGATCGCATCGTTTCCAGTTGCACAGTTAGTAAGCTGGACTCCTCCGGCTTAGTTGTGGGATTCACGCCTGCATTATTGACCAGAATATCTACCTTGCCGTAAGTTTCACGTAGCCAGTCGGTAAACTGTTGCACACTTCCATCATTCGTGACATCCAGCGTGTGATAGTCAACATCAAGCCCTTCATTGGTAAGCTGCCCTTTAGCAGCAAGACCATCTGTTTCATTACGACTCGTCAGAATTACGCGGTTGCCAATTTGGGATAATTGACGGGAAATAGCATATCCTAGCCCTCGATTACTGCCTGTTACCACAGCAATCCTTTTTTGAGTCGTCATTTTTATGACCTTGAAACTGTTTTTGATTTTACTGTACTGAGATGCAATGAATTAAGCAAGTTGATTGCAGCAATGTATTCAATTAATGATCTGACTTACTTCAAACTCGAAGCTTGCCGTCCACCTAAGCGTTGTTCTGACGCTGTAGGTAAGACATTGACAGAGATAGTTGCATAAACACCTTGTTTTTGACCACCTATAATCAGGCGAATAAAATCTCCTAAGCCTTCTACCAATCGAGCATTACGTAAAACACCAGAATCTACTGCTAAAAATCCGATTTCTTCAGCAAGCCCCATTACTGTTTTTCTGGCTTGTTCATCATCTCCTGCAACAAAAACAGAAACTCCATAATCCTTTAGTGGTTCAGGTGCTAATTCAAAGACTTCCTGCGCCATCGTATTAAAAGCTTTTACCACCTGCGCTTGAGGTATATCTTTAGCAAGCTTTTCGGCTAGAGATTCTACTATTGGTGGATAAGCAAATCCTTCAGGAATATCCTGATTATTGCAATCAATAATAATTTTATTGTCGAGAACTTCAGGATGAGAAAGCAACTCTTTTGGCATAATGCTGCGTACTGTCCACAAAATTACATCAGCAAACGCCGCCGCCTGATCATTTGTACCACCTTGCGTTCCGCGTCCTGCGAACTCTGCTGTTGCTTTTCCTTTTTCGGCATCACGAGAGCCAAAAAATACTTCATGCCCCTGCTCTGCCCAGAGTATACCTAGAGAGCGCCCCATGTTTCCACTGCCAATAATTCCAATCTTCATGAGTTAACCCTCATTCCACCGTAGATTGTGAAAAGATTATAGTTAAAGCAGGTGAAGTAGCCACAAAGCAATTATGACCACCAACTTACCTGTAGCCACAGAAATTATACCAGTGGTTTTGCAATTGCAACCTGCGATCGCACTAACCGAAGACCAGTTTTATGAATTTTGTCAGTTAAACCGCGACTTTCGTATCGAACGTAATCCTGCTGGAGAATTAGTGATTATGCCCCCTACTGGTTCTGAAACTGATGAACGCAATTTTAACTTAGTTGGGCAGTTGTGGGTGTGGACAAAACAAGACGGTACAGGTGTAGGGTTTGGTTCCAGTGGTGGGTTTACTTTGCCCAATGGTGCGGTGCGTTCTCCAGATGCAGCGTGGATAAAACGCGATCGCTGGGAAGCCATACCACCAGAACTGCGAAAAAAATTTGCACCGATTTGTCCTGAGTTTGTAATTGAATTGCGTTCTGAGAGCGATAACTTACGAATTTTGCAAGACAAGATGCAAGAGTATATTGATAATGGCACTCAACTTGGTTGGTTAATTGATAGAAAACAGCGCCGAGTTTTTATTTATTGTCCTAATATTGCGGTTGAGGTATTAGATAATCCTAAGATACTTTCTGGTGAACCGTTGCTACCTGGGTTTGTTTTGGATTTAAGTCAGGTTTGGTAGGGAGTAAGCTAGTTTTATAGTACCGAAATCAAAATTCTAGGAATCTATGGCGGCGAAAGACATATTCCATGATGCAGTGCGCTTTGGAGAAAGAGGCCTGGCTCATCACTAATGACCCGCTTTTTCTGCGTTTTGGTGGTTTGGATATGTACATCGACCTTGGTGCAGAGAAAGTTTTAGCAGCTGAACGAAATCAAGAAAAAATTGCAGTTGAAGTTAAAAGTTTTGTTGCTCCATCTACTACAACTGAGTTTAGTACTGCTTTAGGACAGTTTCTCAAATATCAACTAGCACTTGAACAAGAACAACCTGAGAGACTTCTATATTTAGCAGTTCCCTTAGACACCTATCGTTCTTTTTTTACCTTAGAACTACCACGCTTATTAATCCAACGTTACCAAGTTCGGCTGATTGTTTTCGACCCAGAAGAGGAGGCAATTGTAAAATGGCAAAAGTAGAACAATACCGTCAACTTATTCAAGAACTGCTGCTAGCTTACAGTGAAATCAAAGCCAGCAACGAAGAAGTCGAAGCAGAAGTTATTTTTGATCGAGAACGCGATCGCTACCAAGTTGTTCACGCAGGATGGTCAAATAAGCGCCGTGTATATGGCTGTGTTTTGCATTTAGATATTAAAAACGAAAAAATTTGGATTCAACACGATGGTACTGAAGGAGGTATCGCCAATGAACTTATTAATCGAGGTATACCAAAAAAAGACATCGTTTTGGCTTTTCATTCCCCATTTAAACGACAATTTACTGAGTTCGCTGTTGGTTAAGATAATCCGTAATTACGTTAAACCCGCAGAATTAGTTAAAGTCATTTCAATTGCTAAATTTTTCGTGATTTAGGATATAGCCAAAAGCTAAACAAACGGCTAACTCTAGGCATGACAATATATGTTAATAGTAAAACCATAGTAATCGTAACGATCAACGAAATAATTAAGGGTGGTAAACCACGAAGTAGGGGGACTACAAACGTACTCAACAAATTAATTAACACATATACGGCTCCCCAAGTTAGCAATGCTGTTTTATAGCGTGGTGGAGTTTTCAGTGGTTGACCGGGAAGAGAAAACCAAGCTTCTAATCCACTAAGTTGTTGAACATGAGGATCAGATTCAACCAAATGTTTACCTTGATTGAGCCAATATTCGCGATCGCGCGATGTCATCCACACCTTTAAATTTTCATAACCGTCAAACCGGAAGATAATCACATATTCATTTCGCACTCCAAGTTGGGGACAAATCACATTTGTTCCCAGATGACCCATATATGCTCTAGAAACTCTGGTAATCTCTTTCAACCAAGCTTCGTAAGCAGTTTCACATCCTGGTTTGACAAGTTGTGTAATTACCACGGTTACAAATTGAGCGTCCTGTTCCATCTCCATTAGTTATGCCACTATCAATGTTAGTAAATGATGTAATTTTTAGTCACCATAGCATGTTTGAGTTCATCATTTTTGATTTTAGATTTTGGATTTTTTCACATAGCTTGCTTATTGCGGAGCGAGGATGAATTTTCTTGCTGTGAAATATTTTTAAGTTTTGGATTTTAATTATTGTGTATAGGTTATTAATATGAATATTTTTCATGGTTAACTTATCTGTTCATCATTTATGACACAAAATGTAGGTTTTTTATCTTTTGAATAAGTCAAAATATTGAAAATACTAAAAGGTTATAAACTCGTATCCGCTCAATAAATCGGGGTAGTAGAAAAAATAACAAAGTAGAGAGATGCACATAGGGTCGTAGAATATATGACATGGCGCAAAAGCAATCTCCAGAAAAACAAGTAGAGGCATTGTTGCAAACCATCGACCCCTCAAAGTTTGCAGACGAATCCTTGCGCCAGACATTAACTGTTCTGCTAAACGTCATAGAGCAGCAACAATCAGAGATAAAAGAATTACGTGAAGAAAACCAAAAACTACGGGACGAAAACAATCGTCTGAAAGGCGAACAGGGGAAACCAGAAATCAAGAGCAATCAGTCGAAAGGGTTCAAGAGCAATCATTCATCCGAAAAAGAACGACACACTCCCAAAAAAAACATACGAAAAGTAGCAAAAATCAGAGCATAAAAGTAGACAGGACATGCATTCTGGATTATCCGGCGAGTGAGCTACCGCCTGATGCACAGTTCAAAGGCTATGAAGAGGTAATCATTCAAGATATTTCACTGTTAACTGATAACGTATTATTCCGGGAAAGAAAAAATATTACTCGCCTAGTGTTGGAAAAACGTATTTAGCATCTTTGCCACCTGGTTACGATGGAGAATTTGGTCGGGAATAAAAGCTCTAGTAATTAGCTTATATTACGGCGGTAATATGACCCAAGGTAAGTTGCTAGAGTTTTTAGAGAATATTGGGATCTCAATGTCGGCTGGCTATTTATCAAATCTACTCATCAAAAACTTAGGCGATTTTGAAGCTGAATATAATCAAGTTTATACATCTGGGTTAGAAAGTAGCTCGTGGCAGCATATAGACCAAACAAGTGCCCGTGTTAAAGGAGTAAATCAGACCACGAATGTAATTTGTAACCCCTGGTACACAGTCTACTCAACTACAGCTAAGAAAGACCGACTAAGCGTAATTGGGGTCTTGCAAAATAGACAAGAGCTTGAATATGTTCTAAATGGGCTGACTTACGAGTTGCTTACAAGTTTTAATGTCCCAACTAAATGGCACAATCAAATGAAATTGTTGCCGCAAGAAACAGTTTTGACTGAATTAGAGTTTAATTCATTGCTGGATACGTATTTAAGCAAGCTAGGTTCTCAATACCGGACTCGTGTTTTGGAAGCTGCTGCAATTTCGTTCTATCATCAGCAATCTCAAATACCAGTGGTAGAATTTCTGGTCTGCGATGATGCACCCCAATTCAAATTAATTACAGATAATTTGGCTTTATGTTGGGTACATGAAGCCAGACATTATAAATAATTAAGTCCATTTGTTGGTTTTTTGTCAACAAACATTAGACAAATTTTTAGGGGAATTTTGGGATTACTACCGAGAATTAGTCGCTTACAGAAATTCCCCCTTCCCCCAAAAAACCAAACAGGAATTAAAGACTAAATTCTGTCAGCTATTCGGTACTGAAACTGGATATAAACAATTAGATGAGCGAAAAAAAATTAACGGCAGCTAAAGAGTCTGAACTACTGCTGGTCTTAGAGTATCCAAACTTACCTTTACATAATAATCCGGCGGAATTAGCTGCTAGGACTATGGTGCAGCGACGAAAAAATTAGTTACGCCACTCAAACGAGTGAGGGTACTAAGGCATGGGACATTTTTATGTCTCTTGTTGCCACTACTCGTAAATTGGGAATCAGCTTCTTTGAATATATACATGACCGGATTTCTCTCTCTGATAAAATCCCCGAATTGGACACTATTATTCGCTCAAAATTTTCTATTAATCCTCAACCTTTATAGTCAAGCGTTTGCATTCAAATAGAATCCCTGCGTTAGAACAATCTAGTTAACTCTCAATAAATTGGATGTTAGCAAGTCTTTTTACTTTTATTCGCTACCCCGACTTATTGAGCCGATACATAAACTCTCGATTCAAAAATAGTCTAAAATTTTTGCTCGTCGAGATATTGATGAGACATTAGCCAAAACTAAACTTTACTTAGAAAACACGGTAGCATTGTTCAGATTTAGAATAAAGCTGACTATCAGTATTTCTTGCGGGCAATGCTGATATATTCATAAACCTAGAAGACAACTCGCCCTCTATGGCTCTCACCACCTCTACTTACCAAATTACTGATTTATTCGCCGAACGAGCTAGAAACCTTGCACCACCAACTTACGGCACTGAGTTAACCAAAATTATTACTGTTAGCTTTGCCTACGGTTTAGCTGACCCAATTCTCTTTCCCCACGCTGACTTGGCTGCTGCAAGTGCTGCTGTGCTGGCAGAAGAGGCTCCGATCGCCCTGAATTACGGGCCACCTTCAGCCCAATTGTATGAACAAATCATCCTCCGCTTGCAGGCTAAAGGAATCGCTGCCGATCGCGATCGCCTGATCATTGGCTATGGTTCTGGTCAGATTTTGGGCTTGCTACCAGATGTGTTTGTCGAACCTGGTGACGTAGTAATTGTAGAAGGGCCAACCTTCTTGGGAGTAGTTAGTAGATTTGTCCACGCTGGCGCACGCGTAATTACCATTCCTGTGGATGAGTTGGGGATGGATGTGGACGCCTTAGAAGAAACTTTGAGCGATTTGAAGAAACAGGGCATTCGACCCCGGTTTATTTACACCATCCCCACCTTTCATAATCCCACAGGCGCTACTATGCCGTTATTTCGCCGCCAAAAGCTAGTAGCACTGGCGGCTGAGTATGGCGTGCTGGTGGTGGAAGACGATGCTTACAGCGATTTGCGCTTCCAAGGGGAAGCGGTGCCTCCCTTGGCAACCCTCGACAAGGAGGGGTGGGTTTTATACGTGAGTACCTTCTCAAAAATTATTGCGCCTGGTATCCGGCTGGGCTGGGCTTGTGGCGATCCAGCAATTATTGAGCGGTTGGCAATGTTCAAAAGTGAGGGGCCAGTAGGGCCGTTTGTCAGCCATGTGGTCGCCCGCTACTGTGCTACAGGCAAACTAGATTATCACATTCAGGAGTTAATCGCCTGCTACAAACATAAGTGCAATTTGTTGTTAGAAGCGATCGCTCACGAGTTTCCCAGTGATGTAGTTGCTTTGCGACCGGGTGGAGGCTTTTTCGTTTGGTGTAAATTGCCGCCAGATATCAGCGCCAAAGCACTCCTAACCGCTGCTAATGAACACGGCATCAGCTTTCTGTCAGGGACTCGCTGTTATGCCAATGGACAGGGAGATGATGCCATCAGGTTAGCTTTTAGCTTTCAACCAACCGAGAAGATTGTTGAGGGAATCGCTGTTTTGGGAGCAGTGTTGCGCGAATGGCGGTAATTCTTCAGGAGGCAGGAGGCAGGAGGCAGATAGCGCAGCATTAGCGAGTCCGCGTACTCTTACAGAAAAGCAAGGCGTCAGGCAGTCTTACTCCTGCCTCCTGCCCTCTGCCTCCTGCCTTCCTCGATAAATTTTGTAAACTTAAAAAATTTGTTCTAAGCGTTGGAAATCGCGCTGGACTTCATACCAGAGAGTTTTATTATGGGGGTCTGTCTTCAGAGCTTTTTTGAGATAAATTCTGGCTTTGAGCAGTTGTTTTTCGGAAATAAGCGCCCGTCCCCAAATTTGATAGACGATCGCTAGCCATTGGCGGACTTCTGCATCTGTTGACAAGCGATCTGCTAAAGCTTCCGCCAGAGCGATCGCTTGCGGAAATCGTCTTTCTTGCAAAAATCGCTGCAATTGCTCATAAGTCTTCCACTTTAGCCGTTCTTCTATTTCCAACAGATTCGGCGGCTTTGGTTTCCCTGATTCTTGGCTTGTCACCGTTGTTACTGGTGTTTTCTGCCGCTGCGTTGCCTTGGTGTCATTACGCGCAGTTGACACATGACTTGAATGGGCAACAGTTTCCTCTGGCAGTACTACTGTCAGCAGGAGTTTGTAAGCCTCTGTCAAGGCAATAAATTTATCTTTGGCTTTGTTGTCATCTGGGTTGATATCGGGGTGATATTGCTGCGCCAGTCGTCGGTAAGACGCTTTGATGTCAGCAAAAGAAGCTCCCGATCTTAAACCTAGTAAACGGTAGCAATCTCCAAGATCCATCTTGAGCTATGAGCTATCGAATATCGAGCTAGGGGCTACCAGCTATGAGCTTTAAGCCTGAACTATTAATAATAAGGGCTAATTTGCTATTTTAAAGTTCAATGTTGACAGTTTGTTTAAAGAAGGGCATTGGGCATGGGGAATGGGGCATTGGGAATGGGGCAATTAATTATTCTTCCCCTGCCTCCCCTGCCTCCCATGCTCCTCTGCTCCTCTGCCCCCCTGCCCCTCTGCCTCCCTATTCCCCAGTTATTACCGAGGTTCGGTCTTCAATTACACGGTCAATTAAACCGTATTCCTTAGCCTCTTGAGCAGACATGAAAAAGTCACGATCCATATCTTTTTCAATTTTTTCTATGGTCTGACCAGTTTTATCAGCATAAATGCCATTAAGCTGGTGACGAATCCTAAGAATCTCTTTAGCTTCAATTTCGATATCGGTTGCTTGTCCACGAGTGCCACCAGATGGCTGGTGAATCATAATCCGTGAGTGAGGCAGTGCTAACCGTTTGCCTTTTGTGCCAGCTGCCAGCAAAAAAGAC encodes:
- a CDS encoding SMP-30/gluconolactonase/LRE family protein, which translates into the protein MGNSADLPSIYADKPIELAPAKIITSFPVNTFLENLAIPAAGYAYAPDGTIFVSNHEVGEIVGITPDGNQQIYATVEGKVSGLAFTTNGDLVATGWNGDSIPVVSLVKSDGTVETLLTLPDAMFLNGITPLSDTQYLTADSYRGAIWLIDVAQPSGSIWLEHPMLARSNSESVFPAANGLKRFGDFLYVSNTEKMLLLRIPIDTANKPGEPEIFVEQTNIDDFAFDVEGNLYGATHIYNSVVRIAPDRSTTIIAQAESGVIGSTAVAFGQSEGDSTAIYVVTNGGMFLPPPIGVVPANVVRLEVGKAGYPLG
- a CDS encoding SDR family oxidoreductase, whose product is MTTQKRIAVVTGSNRGLGYAISRQLSQIGNRVILTSRNETDGLAAKGQLTNEGLDVDYHTLDVTNDGSVQQFTDWLRETYGKVDILVNNAGVNPTTKPEESSLLTVQLETMRSTFETNVLAVLRISQALIPLMKVQNYGRIVNISTEMASLVSVPTDYYPLAPSYRLSKVGVNALTVLLAKELQGTNILVNAYSPGWMKTDMGGDNAPFTAEEGAETAVYLATLPNGGAQGLFFAEMRKFGGPIQLQW
- a CDS encoding NADPH-dependent F420 reductase, producing the protein MKIGIIGSGNMGRSLGILWAEQGHEVFFGSRDAEKGKATAEFAGRGTQGGTNDQAAAFADVILWTVRSIMPKELLSHPEVLDNKIIIDCNNQDIPEGFAYPPIVESLAEKLAKDIPQAQVVKAFNTMAQEVFELAPEPLKDYGVSVFVAGDDEQARKTVMGLAEEIGFLAVDSGVLRNARLVEGLGDFIRLIIGGQKQGVYATISVNVLPTASEQRLGGRQASSLK
- a CDS encoding Uma2 family endonuclease, giving the protein MTTNLPVATEIIPVVLQLQPAIALTEDQFYEFCQLNRDFRIERNPAGELVIMPPTGSETDERNFNLVGQLWVWTKQDGTGVGFGSSGGFTLPNGAVRSPDAAWIKRDRWEAIPPELRKKFAPICPEFVIELRSESDNLRILQDKMQEYIDNGTQLGWLIDRKQRRVFIYCPNIAVEVLDNPKILSGEPLLPGFVLDLSQVW
- a CDS encoding XisI protein, whose amino-acid sequence is MAKVEQYRQLIQELLLAYSEIKASNEEVEAEVIFDRERDRYQVVHAGWSNKRRVYGCVLHLDIKNEKIWIQHDGTEGGIANELINRGIPKKDIVLAFHSPFKRQFTEFAVG
- a CDS encoding antibiotic biosynthesis monooxygenase, which gives rise to MEQDAQFVTVVITQLVKPGCETAYEAWLKEITRVSRAYMGHLGTNVICPQLGVRNEYVIIFRFDGYENLKVWMTSRDREYWLNQGKHLVESDPHVQQLSGLEAWFSLPGQPLKTPPRYKTALLTWGAVYVLINLLSTFVVPLLRGLPPLIISLIVTITMVLLLTYIVMPRVSRLFSFWLYPKSRKI
- a CDS encoding PLP-dependent aminotransferase family protein — protein: MALTTSTYQITDLFAERARNLAPPTYGTELTKIITVSFAYGLADPILFPHADLAAASAAVLAEEAPIALNYGPPSAQLYEQIILRLQAKGIAADRDRLIIGYGSGQILGLLPDVFVEPGDVVIVEGPTFLGVVSRFVHAGARVITIPVDELGMDVDALEETLSDLKKQGIRPRFIYTIPTFHNPTGATMPLFRRQKLVALAAEYGVLVVEDDAYSDLRFQGEAVPPLATLDKEGWVLYVSTFSKIIAPGIRLGWACGDPAIIERLAMFKSEGPVGPFVSHVVARYCATGKLDYHIQELIACYKHKCNLLLEAIAHEFPSDVVALRPGGGFFVWCKLPPDISAKALLTAANEHGISFLSGTRCYANGQGDDAIRLAFSFQPTEKIVEGIAVLGAVLREWR
- a CDS encoding J domain-containing protein: MDLGDCYRLLGLRSGASFADIKASYRRLAQQYHPDINPDDNKAKDKFIALTEAYKLLLTVVLPEETVAHSSHVSTARNDTKATQRQKTPVTTVTSQESGKPKPPNLLEIEERLKWKTYEQLQRFLQERRFPQAIALAEALADRLSTDAEVRQWLAIVYQIWGRALISEKQLLKARIYLKKALKTDPHNKTLWYEVQRDFQRLEQIF